The region GGACGTTCTTCAGAAGCTGGAAGAGAGCGGCCATATGAGCCGCATCGACGATATTCTGGTGGCCGACGAACGCGATCCGAACAGCCCCGGCATGCAACTGGCCCGGCAATATCAGGTCGACCGGGCCCCCTTTTTTCTGGTCGACCGTGAGGATGGTCAAGACCCGGCAATTTATACGGTGTACCTGAAATTTGTCCGGGAGGTGTTGGAGCAGGAAGCGTCAGAGTCGGACGAGCTGAAAGAGATCATGAAGGACAATCCGGATCTGGATTTTCTGTAAGGTGACACAACCCCACCGGGGTGGTCGACGTCACCTTACTTGCCGTAGGGTGGCATAAGGCCGAAGGCCGTCATCCACCATTTGAAGGTCATCCAGCACAGCAAACGGTGGATGGCACGCTAAGCGCTGATCCACCCTACCCGGCTACGGCGTTGGGCAGGAGATACCAGTACCACCCAACCCGCAATAACCGCCCGGGTTTTTGGCCAGGTATTGCTGGTGGTAGGGTTCGGCATAGTAAAAGGGGCCGGCGGGCTGTATTTCTGTGGTGATTTCTCCCCTTCCCCGTTCTTCAAGCGCGGCCTGATACCGATCCCGACTCTGTTCCGCCGCCGCTTGCTGCGTGGCGTTCTGGGTGTAGATACCGGACCGGTACTGGGTGCCTCGATCATTGCCCTGGCGCATGCCCTGGGTTGGATCGTGATTTTCCCAGAAGGTTTTGAGGATGCTGTTCAGCGGCGCGACGGTGGGATCGAATACGACCAGGACGACTTCGTTGTGACCGGTATAGCCGGAACAGACTTCTTCGTAGGTGGGGTTGGGGGTATAACCGGCGGCGTAGCCCACGGCGGTGGTGTAGACGCCGGGCAGTTGCCAGAAGCAGCGCTCGGCGCCCCAGAAGCAGCCCATGCCGACGACGATCTGTTCAAGCCCTTCCGGGAATGGCGGCTGCAATGGCGTGCCTTTGACAAAGTGTTTGGCGTTGTCGCCTTCGAGTCTCATCGCCTCATCACGTCCTTTCAAGGCCTGATCCCGCGTGGGCATTTCCAGCTTTCTCGTACCAAAGAACATTTGATTTGCCCCGTTTTGGAAGTTGCTGAGGAGTTTGCGTAACGTCCGGGAGCTACGAGGTGGGTTGATTGCAGACCCGCCGTGAATACATCCCTGTAGGCTTCTCGTCGGCTCCCTGCCTCCGAGAGTCTGCAATCAACCCACCTCGCATCTCCCTCAGTGCCAATATCACCTGCGTTCAAGTACCCCAAATGTTGCTAATCCCTCGGAGGCGGCTGTCCCTATGACCTTCGGAGACTCTCGGAGACATGGATGTCGACGAGAAGCCCCCATGGATGGGTTCACGGCGGGTCTCCGAAGGTCATAGGGGCAGCCGCCGGGCGTTCAAACAACGTCCGGGGTCGTTAAAACCAGCGCTGGTTATTGGAACGCTGCCACCAGCGTAACAGAAGACGATCGACCGCACCCTCGGTGGCCATACCGAGCTTTTCCGGGAGCGACTTCTTGTGCACAAAACTGACCTCAAATACATCGGACTTTTCGGCCAACTGTACCAGATACTCATCACTGGTTTTCAGCTCATCAATCAGCTTCACCGACTGCGCGCGACGACCAAACCATATCTCCCCGGTGGCCACCTTATCGATCTCCACCTGAGGGCGGTGCTCCGAGACAAACTCCTTGAACAGAACGTGGGTATCCTCGAGATCCTCCACAAACTTGTCCCGGCCCTTTTTGGTGTTTTCACCGAACATGGTGACGGTACGCTTGTACTCGCCTGCGGTAAACATCTCAAAATCGATGTTGTTCTTTTTCAGCAGTTTATGAAAGTTCGGCAACTGGGCCACCACCCCGATTGAGCCCAATACGGCGAAGGGTGCCGCCAGAATCCGGTCCGCCACACAGGCCATCATATAGCCCCCACTGGCTGCCACCTTGTCAACGCAGACGGTCAGGGGAATATGGCGGTCGCGAATCCGGGCCAGCTGACTGGCGGCCAGGCCGTAACTGTGTACCAGCCCACCACCACTTTCCAGTTTGACTACCACTTCGTCGGCGGGCCTGGCCAGGCTTAACACGGCGGTGATTTCTTCGCGTAGGCTGTCGGTGGCAGAGGCCTTGATATCGCCGTTGAAGTCCAGCACAAAAACCCGTTTTGTGTCGGAATCCGCCGGTTTTTCGTCGGATTTGGCACCGGTTTTGAGTGCTTTCTTTTTCTTTGTCTGTTCAGCCTTTTCCCGCTTCTTTTCGGCCTTGGCGTCCGCCTTTCGCGTTGCCTCATCCAGCGCGACCTGCTTCAGGGCATGGGTCATGTGTTTGAAGCGGTCGTTCAGTTTGACCACCTCGACGTGCCCCTTGTCGGCTTTTTTACGGTTCTTGCTGCCGGCGGTTGCCACCAGTCCCACCACAAAGCCGATGGCAATCACGACGGTGACGACTTTGGCCAGAAACAGCCCATATTCATTGATAAATTCCAAAGCTTCACTCCGTTATTTGGTGATGTTCTTCTACGTTTGCTCTCGGGTACCGGCGCCTTCAATCCCAGACAGACAGCGCCTGACGGGCCGGCTCATTCAAGGGTCTCGCCAGCAATCCCGACGATGACAGACGAACTTCGAACAGGGCGTTGTCGGCCATGGGCACAAACGTCGCGCTGCCGTAGCGGGCATCGACGACCGGGAACCAATCGGGATGTCGATGGATCAGCGCCCAGACATCCGGGCCCCAGGTTCGATGCTCCAGGCTGTATACGGTGCGTTCGGCATTGCGCTCATCATTCAGCGTGTAGTATCGGCCACTGAGACGATCCAGCCGATAGCCGGGCTTGATACCCAAACCGCCCAAGAAACCTTGCCATTTGATGACACGCGCGTCCAGTTGCCACTGATCGCCGCGCAATTCGAACGTCTCCTCTTCGCCACTACTGTGCACCAGGGTCGCCTTGAATCGCTGGTCGCCAAGTTGTCTGAGGCTCAATGTCGCGACGGGCTCCTCCTGCGCCATCTGTCGATAGCTGAACAGGTCCAGAGCCGCCAGGGCCAACATCAAGGCGAGCACCAACAGGCCCAGCCCGACAAGGCCACGCAAAAATCCCATCAGCCAATGCCGACGAGCCAGAAGACGCAGGGCGGCATAGACCAGCATCAGTCCAAGCAGGATGATGACTATTGAAAAGATCGTGTAGAACATGCAAATTCCTTTATCTCAGGAGCACTTATTGTGCTGCTGTGCGACAAAATCCGCAATCAACTGCCCGGCAATGGTCTGCGGGGGCGGCGTGACCGGCAGGTTGTCGTAGCGCCACCAATTGGCTTCCACGATTTCATCGCCGTCCACCTGAATATCCCCCGAGTCATACTCGGCGTGAAAGCCCAGCATCAACTGTCCCGGAAACGGCCAAGGCTGGCTGGCGAAGTAGCGGGGAGCCTTGATGGTCAGCCCCACCTCCTCCATCACTTCACGGTGTACGGTGTCTTCGACGCGCTCGCCGATCTCGACAAAACCGGCCAGTGCCGTGTGAATTCCCTGGCGCGAGCGGGCGTGACGGGCCAACAGGCAGTGATCACCACGGGTCACCAGAGTGATCATGCAGGGGCTGAGGCGGGGGTAAAAACGCAGCTCGCAGCGCGGGCACCGGTGGGCGGGCTCTCCGGCCGGCATGGGTTCGGTCGGGCCGCCACAGCGTCCACAAAAGCGGTGCTCCAATCGCCACCGTGACCACTGCAGCGCATTCCCCACCAGGAAAAACAGCTGGTCGTCCAGCAGGCCCAACTGCGTACGCAGGCTCAGCCACTGGCAGCCTTCTATGGTCTGGGAGTCGACAAGGTGCAGAGCGTACAGCGAAACCGCATTCCAGTGGCCGAGAAAATCGCGGTCCGCTGTCGCCAACCAGGGTTCCGCTTCCGCCTCATCCAGCAACCTCAGCCGACCGGATTGGTCGCACAGGACATGTCCTTCCCCGACCAGCAAGTACCGGCGGGAATGCCCGGGTTGAGAGTCAATCACCACCTCAACTCACCGGGTAGCCCAGCGCGGCCAGGCTTTCCTCGGCAACCTGGAGAACACTGTCATCGGTATTCCGATCCTGGCGCAGACTGTCGATATAGTACTCAAGACTGATGATCGCATCCGCGAAATTTTCCAGCATATGCCGAACAGCCGCCGGCTGCTCGCTTTTAAGCAAGGACTCTTCAATGAACTGCGAACAGGAGTGCAGCACGGCCGCCGATCGTGGACGGTTGAGCAGGATCATGCCGCCGCGGATGGTGTTCAGGGTAGTGGCCACATTTTTGATATGCCCGACATCGTAATTTGATTCAGCGTAGGAGGTCAGTGCCCGCTTGATCATGGCCAGCCCGGATTCAGCCTCTTCCAACACCAGTTCTTCCGCTTCGGCGAGCTGGCTGTTGGCAATGATTTCGTCGCGGGATGTGGCGTTCAGCTTTGCCAGTCGTTCGTCGGAGAGATTCATTTTGCCCAGGCCGGACACGGAACTTTCTATATACAACAGCGTGTCGGCGACGGCGAGCAGTTCCTCCGGGTCGATGGTCTCGTCGGATTTCTGCCAGCGTTGAATCTTCTGGATTTCTTCTTTCAGGCTGTTACTGGGTGATATCAGCCCCACCACAGACAGAATGTCGGCCACTTTCTTGAGGGTTTCCAGCAGTTCCGGGCTCTCTCTCAACAGTTCGGTGCCGCCCTGGGCCGCCCGTTCGAGAATGTTTTTGGTACTGCGCAATTCGTCTTTCAGGACCGCGCCCATGGAGTTGATGGTGGCAGCACTTGGCCCTTTCAGAAACTCCAACTCCCGCACCAGTTCCGCATCGGTGTAAGGAAGCGGCTCCAGCCCGTAAGCTTTGACCACCGCATCAGTGCGGGCGCCGTTAGCCCGTGACAGGGCAATCAGATACAGCATTTCCTTAAGCAGCGCGGGCTCCGGGGCCAGCTCAAGCCCCTCGCGGCCGGCGGTCTGAAGCTGTTTGATGTGACGATCCAGCACACTGAACAGGCGCTTGCGACCGACACTGATGTCCATGTTGGTGGCCCGCAGCGCCTCGAACATGGCCGCGGCCACCCACCACAGACCCGCCCGGGGCCGGCCGTGGCTGATTGACTCGAGCCGCTCCATCGCTCGCCCCATCATACCCAGAGAGGCACGTTGTTGTTTGTTTTGAAGCAGGTTGACCAGGCCCACCTGATACATGTGTCGCAGCCGACGTACCAGTGGTGGCAGATCTTCCCCAAGGACGGTACTGCTCTGCCCCTTACCCGAATAGATCGGTTCGGGCTCAAGCGAGTAAAAGTAGCTCTCTGGCAAAGGCGGAGCCTTGCGAAGCTGGCGCAACTCGTTGATATGAGGAATAAGGAGCACGGCCATGCTGCGGGAGGTCTGCAGGCAGTACTCCAGGTAGCGCGGCAAGATGAAAAAAGCGGACGTCAGCACATCCAGTTTGCGATTGGTGTTCTGCTCTTCCCCCAGCGGTATATCCGTGATCTGTTCGACCAGCTCCTGGGCCAGCAAGTCAACGCCGCGCAGTTGCAGGAGGTTCAGCGTACCGCTGATCTGTTTGATACCATCGATGCAATTCTGGAGGAGTTCCCCATTATTGCGATCGGCGGCAAACTCCTCCAGCCGGGCGGCGGCCTGCTCAATGGTGGCGACCAACTGATCCTGAACCAGCTTCAGGGAATTGAGGTTGACGTTTTCAGTGCTGCTCACTGCCGCTACCTTTTCTTGTCATGATTCCAGCCCGTGTCCCCCAACGACCTTTGTGAGTCCATCAGACCCCGCCCGGGAGGCGCTTTTCGGGAAAACAGCGCTCTACGTGCTCTCGTTTTATGGGAAACAATGTAACCCAAGTCCCCCTATTTTTCACACAAATTTGAACAAAGCAACGTAAGCCACTAAGAAATCAGCCAATTTGGGACTTTGGTCAATCTTGCCAGAGCACTTGCCCGGCACTTTTCTCGATCACCTCAAGCTTCGCGCGGTGGGCGGCCAACTCCTCATCATTGGCACGAATGACCGGTGTCGGCGTCCGTTGCGCGGACAGGGGGCGCCGCTCCTGACCGGAACTGTCATTACCGCTGCCCGCCGATGAACTCCCTCCCAGTGACAGGGCCGTCTGCCCCCCGGTCATCAACAGATAGACGTCGGCCAGGATCTCGGCATCCAGCAGCGCTCCGTGCAGTTCGCGCTGGGTATTGTCAACGCCGTAGCGCTTGCACAGCGCATCCAGATTGTTTTTCTGTCCAGGGTGTTTGCTTCGGGCGAGCACCAGACTGTCCACCACACCACAGCGGCGGGTGATGGAGCCATACCGGGCATTCCACTGCCTGAGTTCGTGATCGATAAAGCCGATATCGAACGGCGCATTGTGAATGACAAGTTCGGCGCCATCGACAAAGGCCAGGAAGTCCTCAACAATCTGGGCAAAAACCGGCTTGTCTGCCAGCATCTCATTGGTGATGCCGTGCACTTCCATGGCGCCCGCATCCACCTCCCGCTCCGGGTTGATGTACTGATGGTAGTGGCGCCCCGTGAGCTTCCGGTTGACCAGTTCCACACACCCGATTTCGATGATTTTGTGTCCCTGGGAGGGATCGAGCCCCGTGGTTTCGGTGTCCAGTACGATCTGTCGCACAATCAGTTCCTCAATTCGTCAATGCCGCGGTTGGCCAGTTGGTCCGCCAGCTCATTCTCCCGGTGACCACTGTGCCCCTTGACCCAGTGCCAGTCAATTCGATGGGTTTGCACCGCCTCGTCCAGAGCCCGCCACAGATCGACATTTTTCACCGGCTTTTTCTGCGAGGTTTTCCAGCCGTTGCGCTTCCAGCCGGCCATCCACTCACTGATGCCCTTGCGCACGTACTGGGAGTCGGTGGTCAAAACCACTTCACAGGGCTCCTTGAGCGCTCCCAGCGCCTCAATCGCCGCGCGCAGCTCCATCCGGTTGTTGGTCGTATCGGCTTCGCCGCCGTACAGGCTTTTCTCCTGACCATTGAAGCGCAGCAATGCGCCCCAGCCTCCGGGCCCCGGATTACCCCGACAGGCACCGTCCGTAAATATCTCGACTTTTTTCAAACTATCACCAGCAATTCATTGATTTTCAATACTTTTGATCTTTCCTCATGGGCTGAACGCCCAACCCCGGCAGTGATGAAGGGCGCCTCTCCCAACTGGGTTTGACAGGAATCGCTCCACCCAGCTCTTTGCAGGCCACGACCTGATAGAAGGCCCCGCCGGGCAAGTGCAGGGTTTTACCCCAGCGGTCACACCATTGCAAACGGCGCAGCGTGCCCGGATGTTGCACTGGCAGACGATAAAACCCGCGCTGGATGCTATCCGGCTCCAGATCCAGCAACTGCAGCCAATCCAACAAACGCCCGAGCCTCAGTGGCTGATGCCGCCAGAGGGCATGGCGGCTGAACAGCCGGGTAAAATAGCGCGTCAGACCGAAGCCACTCCAGGGATTGAACCCGACGACGACCAGGTATCCCCGGGGAATCAGCACCCGCTGGGCCTCACGCAACAACTGGTGTGGCGTCGGGCTGAAATCCAGGGCGTGGTGCAGCACCACCAGATCGACGGACCCGCTGGCCAGTGGTAACTGGCGGGGATCCGCAATCAGCGACGACAGGGGGGCAGCCCCCGCATTATCGAGCGCTACCGTCACGCGATGAGTGATACGACTGCTGCCCGTGATATCCAGAGCGGGATCAACACTGATCTGCAACAGATGGTAGCCAAACAGGTCCTGCAACACGCCATCCAGAGCGACCTGCTCGGCCGCCAACAGCGCCCGGCCCAGCGGAGTGTCGAGCCAGGCCGCCATTTCCCGGGCAGACTGATCCGCCAGCGGCACGCCAAAACGCTGGCGCCGCCAGGCTCGAATCCGGCTCAGGAACTTGTCTGACGTCATAAGTACTCGCCCCACTCGGCGGTTGCGCAGGTATCCGCTAAGCTGAGAGTATACTCGCTTAACCCCATGAAAACAGGAGCCTTTAATGCGCGAACCCATCGGTATTCCCGCCCTGGACAGCAACTATTTCTGGTTGTTGCCGGTGGGCGATGCCCCGGAGTGCCAGGCGGGCGACGTATATCTTGTTGACCCCGGTGACGCCGGGCCCGTGCTACGGACATTGCAGCGGGAGAATCTCACTTTGCGGGGTATTCTGATCACTCACCACCATTGGGATCATACCGACGGACTTGACGGGGTGCTGGCCCGCCTGAGCGTCCCGGTGTATGGACCGGACTCGGTTCCCCAGGTGGATCACGTTGTGAAGGATGGTGATCGGCTCGAACTCCCGGGACTGGCCGTCTCGGTAATGGCGGTACCCGGTCACACGTTGGACCACCTCGCCTACTTCCAGCCTGCAGCCAACGACGCGCCTCCGAGACTGTTCTGCGGCGATGCGCTGTTTGCGGCGGGCTGCGGCCGCCTGTTTGAAGGAACCCCGGCTCAGGCTCAGGCATCCCTGGACAAGCTGAGCGCCCTGCCCGACCAGACCCGGATTTATTGTGCCCACGAATACACCCAGACCAATCTGCGATTTGCCCTGTCTGTGGAGCCGGACAATCTGGCCGTGCGCCAGCGCCTGGGCGACGTCGATAAGCTGAGAGCGCGCAAACTGCCCACCCTGCCCAGTGAACTCGCCCTGGAACGGACGACCAATCCTTACCTGCGTACAGAGGACCCGGCCCTGCTGAACGCACTGCAGTTGCCCCTCGATACCGAACGGTCAGAGGTCTTTGCCGAGCTTCGCGCCCGGAAAGACCGGTTTCTTTAGCCCCCAGAGGATGCAGGATGAACCGGGTGCCACTCTGCTCCGGCGTTCCTTGACGCCCCCGGTGAGAGTCCCTAGAATCGCGAAAATCCGCGCCTGGCGAACGACGTCTGGCATCATTTGTCACCAGCACTTCGGTAATCAATGAATCGATTCAAGCGCCCTCTCGCCCTGGCCGTCAGCCTGATCAGCCTCGGTGGCTGCCAGGCCCTGAGCCCCTCGGAACCGTCCAGAACGGCGGATAGAAGCCGCCCCGTCATCGACGAGTCGCTATGCACCCTGGATCGGGAGCAACAGGCAACATTCGTGGTCTCGGATCAGGGCAACCTCTGGCCGCGTTTGCGCGCCGGGTATGGGTTGCCCGAGGTTGACCACCCGCGGATCGACACCTATGTTGATTGGTACGCCCGTCACCCTCACTACATGGAGCGCGTCATTGAGCGGGGGCAGCGGTTTCTCCACCACATTGCCAATGAGCTTGAAGCCGAAGGGATGCCACTCGAGCTCGCCCTCCTGCCAATCGTCGAAAGCGCTTTTGATCCGTTTGCCTACTCCCATGGACGAGCTTCCGGTATCTGGCAATTTGTCCCCGCCACTGGCCGGCAGTACGGACTCAAACAGAACTGGTGGTACGACGGGCGCCGCGATGTGGTCGCCTCCACCGATGCCGCCATTCGCTATCTCAAGTATCTCAACGAACTGTTTGATGGCGACTGGTTGCTCGCACTGGCGTCCTATAACACGGGTCAGGGTAACGTCATGCGCCGGATCCGCAGCAATGAGCGCCGGGGCAAACCGACCGACTTCTGGTCGCTGAACCTGCCCCGGGAAACCCGGGCCTATGTTCCGCAATTGCTGGCGCTTGCGAAAGTGATTGGGGAGCCGGAGCGATACAACCTTTCGCTCAATCCCGTTCCGGACGAACCCTACTTCCGGGTGGTCAATGTGGAGTCGCAGATCGATCTGGCGCAAGCGGCCGAGCTCGCAGAGCTGGACCTGGATGAGCTGTACCTGTTGAACGCCGGCTACAATCGCTGGGCGACGGATCCGGACGGCCCTCACCGGTTGCTGATTCCCGTTCAACACGAAGAAACCTTTCGCACCAACCTCGCCAGTATTCCGACCCGGGAACGCGTCGGCTGGGATCGCTACCGCGTGGTCAGTGGCGACTCATTGATCACGATCGCCCGTCGTTATCGAACCAGTGTCGACACGATCAAAAGCGTCAACCAATTGAGCAGCAACGTGATCCGGGCCGGCCAGACGCTGATGATTCCCACAGCCAAACATCCGGCCAACCGCTACGCGTTTAGCGCCGATCAGCGCCGCCAGCGGACCCAGAATCGCTCTCAGGGCAGTGAAGGCAGCACCAGGGTGGACTACAAAGTGCGCCCCGGGGACAGTTTCTGGACGATCGCCAAGCGCCACGGGATTACCGTCGGCGCTCTGACCAACTGGAATGGCATGGCACCGGGAGACACCCTTATGCCAGGCCAGACTCTGGTGATCTGGACTGAACAGGAAGGTCTGACCAGCAGTGCCCAGAGCGACCGTCGCTCAGTCGTACGCAAGGTGCACTACCGGGTACGCAAAGGTGACTCAATCGCCCGCATCGCCAGTCGTTTCAACCTGTCGGTCCAGGATATCCTGCGCTGGAATACGGTATCCGCGTCCAGTTATATTCATCCGGGCCAGTCCCTGACACTGTTTGTCGACGTCACCAATAACGCCTCTTTCTGAACAAACGGGTGTTTCGCACACAACAAAAAAACCGCCCTTCTGAGGCGGTTTTTTTGTTGTGTCTGACCGGCGGGCAAATGGCCCGCCATTTGATCAGCGTTCGACAGTGACGTCCTGACGCAGTTGTTCGCGATAGGCCAAATACTCTTGCTGACCCCGCATTTGCGCCAGGTTGCGGCGCAAAGACCGCTGCTCCTCTTCACTCAGTTCGCGCCACTCGCCATCCTGCGCTTGAGTCAGCACCACAACGGCATAGCCATTGCGGGTGGGTACACCGCTGACCACAGGCTCGCCTGAAGGCTTGGGCAGGGAAAACACATGCTGCACCAGGGAGCGGTCCAATTCGCTGGCGCGACGTTCGACACCTTCGGCGGTCTGGACCTCAAGCCCCGCCTCTTCCGCCACAGCGGAGAGCGACTGACCGGACGCAACCGCCTGGCGAAGCGCCTCACCCCGCTCAGCCAACAGAGACTGAATGCGCTCATTACGCAACTGCCGGGCAATCTGGTCCCGCACCTCTTCCAGTGGCTTGATGTAAGCCTCCTGGTGATCGGTTTTCTTGATGACGACCACCCGGTCATTCGCCAACTCAATCAGGTCACTGCTGTTATCACGCTCCAGAACTTCTTCTGAAAAAGCGGCTTCAACCACCGCCGTTTCCGCCGCAACACCTGAGCCACCGCTGCGACCAAACAGACCGGTATTCTCCAGAGGGAGGTTCAATTCCTCCGCAACCGACTGCAGGCTGTCCGCGTTGTATGACAGCTCGCCGAGGCGTTCCATCAGAGTGACGAACTCGTTCTCCGCTTCAACCCGCTTGAGCTGTTGGGCAATTCGCTCCCGTGCCTCTTCAAACGTCGTCTCTTCCGTGCCGCGCTCTTCGGTCACCGTGATCAAGTGCACTCCAGCGTCGGTCTCAACCGGCGCCGACACTTCGCCAACCTCAAGAGAATTTACGGCCACCATGAACGCTTCCGGCAACCCCTCGCCGGACACGAAACCCAGATCACCGCCCTGGCCGCTGGAGCCGAGGTCATCGGAATACTGTTCCGCCAGTTCTGCAAACGAAGCGCCTTCTTCCAGCGCAGCCTGCACTTCGGCAATCCGTTCGTCACTCGGATCTTCAAGCAGGATATGGGCAACGCGACGTTCCGCTTCCTGACTCTCCTGGGCGGACTGGTTCTGCTCGAACTGGTCACGCAACGTCTGCTCATCAATTTCGATGTCCGCCATCAGATTGGCGACACTCAGATCAATATAATCGACGGCCACCTGTTCGGGCTGGCGGAACTGGGGTTGATTGCTTTGATAGTACGCTTCGATATCGCTATCGGTCACCTCCACCTCGTCCGCGACCCGATCCCGGGTCAGGGTGGCGTACTGGAAGTCCCGGCTCTGGAAATTCAATGCGGCGAACCGCTCCAGTTCGTCCTGGGTCACGAAGCCGCTGGAGGCCACGCCGGAAGACAACTGGTTGAGCAACAGTTCCTGGCGAAGCAAGCTCTTGTACTGGGCGGGGGTATAGCCCATGGAGCGCAGTACCTGCTGGTAACGGTTCGGATCGAACTGGCCGTCCTCACCCGCGAATTGCGGGAAGCTCAGGATCAACTGATCCAACGTGCTTTCGCTGACGCCCATTCCCTGCTTACGGGCATGCTGGATCAGCACCTTGCGCTGAATCAGTGCCTCCACAGCAGGCTCACGCAAACGCTCATCGCTGACAAATTCGGAAGGAACGGAGTCGCCATACTGATTCAGAATCTGCTGGCGCTGGCGATAGATTTCCCGTGCCACCTCATTCTCGGTAATGGACTCGCCATCCACAGAGACCACTTCGCCAGAGCGACTGGAACCAGAGAACAGCGCCTCGGCACCGGACAAAGCGAAAATAATCACCAGGAAGCCGACCAGAATACCGGCTACCACACCCTTGGAGTTGTCGCGAATCGTCTGCAGCATTGTCTGCTCCTAGTCATATAAACCCGTTGGGACGATCGATTCCAACGCGCTTTCTTATCATCTTGCCCAAACCAGGGACTGAGCGAGTCGCTCTGGTTGAATAAAGAAAAGGCGCACCTCTATAGATGCGCCTCTTCATACCGCCG is a window of Marinimicrobium sp. C6131 DNA encoding:
- the nudC gene encoding NAD(+) diphosphatase, giving the protein MIDSQPGHSRRYLLVGEGHVLCDQSGRLRLLDEAEAEPWLATADRDFLGHWNAVSLYALHLVDSQTIEGCQWLSLRTQLGLLDDQLFFLVGNALQWSRWRLEHRFCGRCGGPTEPMPAGEPAHRCPRCELRFYPRLSPCMITLVTRGDHCLLARHARSRQGIHTALAGFVEIGERVEDTVHREVMEEVGLTIKAPRYFASQPWPFPGQLMLGFHAEYDSGDIQVDGDEIVEANWWRYDNLPVTPPPQTIAGQLIADFVAQQHNKCS
- a CDS encoding cation/multidrug efflux pump gives rise to the protein MFYTIFSIVIILLGLMLVYAALRLLARRHWLMGFLRGLVGLGLLVLALMLALAALDLFSYRQMAQEEPVATLSLRQLGDQRFKATLVHSSGEEETFELRGDQWQLDARVIKWQGFLGGLGIKPGYRLDRLSGRYYTLNDERNAERTVYSLEHRTWGPDVWALIHRHPDWFPVVDARYGSATFVPMADNALFEVRLSSSGLLARPLNEPARQALSVWD
- a CDS encoding pilus assembly protein: MSSTENVNLNSLKLVQDQLVATIEQAAARLEEFAADRNNGELLQNCIDGIKQISGTLNLLQLRGVDLLAQELVEQITDIPLGEEQNTNRKLDVLTSAFFILPRYLEYCLQTSRSMAVLLIPHINELRQLRKAPPLPESYFYSLEPEPIYSGKGQSSTVLGEDLPPLVRRLRHMYQVGLVNLLQNKQQRASLGMMGRAMERLESISHGRPRAGLWWVAAAMFEALRATNMDISVGRKRLFSVLDRHIKQLQTAGREGLELAPEPALLKEMLYLIALSRANGARTDAVVKAYGLEPLPYTDAELVRELEFLKGPSAATINSMGAVLKDELRSTKNILERAAQGGTELLRESPELLETLKKVADILSVVGLISPSNSLKEEIQKIQRWQKSDETIDPEELLAVADTLLYIESSVSGLGKMNLSDERLAKLNATSRDEIIANSQLAEAEELVLEEAESGLAMIKRALTSYAESNYDVGHIKNVATTLNTIRGGMILLNRPRSAAVLHSCSQFIEESLLKSEQPAAVRHMLENFADAIISLEYYIDSLRQDRNTDDSVLQVAEESLAALGYPVS
- the gloB gene encoding hydroxyacylglutathione hydrolase, translating into MREPIGIPALDSNYFWLLPVGDAPECQAGDVYLVDPGDAGPVLRTLQRENLTLRGILITHHHWDHTDGLDGVLARLSVPVYGPDSVPQVDHVVKDGDRLELPGLAVSVMAVPGHTLDHLAYFQPAANDAPPRLFCGDALFAAGCGRLFEGTPAQAQASLDKLSALPDQTRIYCAHEYTQTNLRFALSVEPDNLAVRQRLGDVDKLRARKLPTLPSELALERTTNPYLRTEDPALLNALQLPLDTERSEVFAELRARKDRFL
- the rnhA gene encoding ribonuclease HI; the protein is MKKVEIFTDGACRGNPGPGGWGALLRFNGQEKSLYGGEADTTNNRMELRAAIEALGALKEPCEVVLTTDSQYVRKGISEWMAGWKRNGWKTSQKKPVKNVDLWRALDEAVQTHRIDWHWVKGHSGHRENELADQLANRGIDELRN
- the sohB gene encoding protease SohB; amino-acid sequence: MEFINEYGLFLAKVVTVVIAIGFVVGLVATAGSKNRKKADKGHVEVVKLNDRFKHMTHALKQVALDEATRKADAKAEKKREKAEQTKKKKALKTGAKSDEKPADSDTKRVFVLDFNGDIKASATDSLREEITAVLSLARPADEVVVKLESGGGLVHSYGLAASQLARIRDRHIPLTVCVDKVAASGGYMMACVADRILAAPFAVLGSIGVVAQLPNFHKLLKKNNIDFEMFTAGEYKRTVTMFGENTKKGRDKFVEDLEDTHVLFKEFVSEHRPQVEIDKVATGEIWFGRRAQSVKLIDELKTSDEYLVQLAEKSDVFEVSFVHKKSLPEKLGMATEGAVDRLLLRWWQRSNNQRWF
- a CDS encoding class I SAM-dependent methyltransferase; the protein is MTSDKFLSRIRAWRRQRFGVPLADQSAREMAAWLDTPLGRALLAAEQVALDGVLQDLFGYHLLQISVDPALDITGSSRITHRVTVALDNAGAAPLSSLIADPRQLPLASGSVDLVVLHHALDFSPTPHQLLREAQRVLIPRGYLVVVGFNPWSGFGLTRYFTRLFSRHALWRHQPLRLGRLLDWLQLLDLEPDSIQRGFYRLPVQHPGTLRRLQWCDRWGKTLHLPGGAFYQVVACKELGGAIPVKPSWERRPSSLPGLGVQPMRKDQKY
- the dnaQ gene encoding DNA polymerase III subunit epsilon; the protein is MRQIVLDTETTGLDPSQGHKIIEIGCVELVNRKLTGRHYHQYINPEREVDAGAMEVHGITNEMLADKPVFAQIVEDFLAFVDGAELVIHNAPFDIGFIDHELRQWNARYGSITRRCGVVDSLVLARSKHPGQKNNLDALCKRYGVDNTQRELHGALLDAEILADVYLLMTGGQTALSLGGSSSAGSGNDSSGQERRPLSAQRTPTPVIRANDEELAAHRAKLEVIEKSAGQVLWQD
- the msrA gene encoding peptide-methionine (S)-S-oxide reductase MsrA encodes the protein MFFGTRKLEMPTRDQALKGRDEAMRLEGDNAKHFVKGTPLQPPFPEGLEQIVVGMGCFWGAERCFWQLPGVYTTAVGYAAGYTPNPTYEEVCSGYTGHNEVVLVVFDPTVAPLNSILKTFWENHDPTQGMRQGNDRGTQYRSGIYTQNATQQAAAEQSRDRYQAALEERGRGEITTEIQPAGPFYYAEPYHQQYLAKNPGGYCGLGGTGISCPTP